A stretch of Ferribacterium limneticum DNA encodes these proteins:
- a CDS encoding DUF4124 domain-containing protein — MRYCVFFALLLCSNVSSADVFTCHTSSGETVYSDTPCAKGAVIEKISPSESDSDPAAAKQELERQKAYTARQAAENARERAAAPGPASLPDYSSPPPASPAPTPLSPSSSVTSPIPPNAR; from the coding sequence ATGCGCTACTGTGTTTTTTTTGCACTGCTACTTTGTTCGAATGTGTCCAGCGCAGATGTGTTTACATGTCACACGTCATCTGGAGAAACTGTTTATTCCGATACCCCTTGTGCCAAGGGCGCGGTGATTGAAAAAATAAGCCCAAGTGAATCGGACAGTGATCCCGCCGCTGCCAAGCAAGAGCTTGAAAGACAAAAGGCTTACACAGCAAGGCAAGCGGCTGAGAATGCAAGAGAAAGAGCTGCTGCACCAGGCCCCGCCTCCCTTCCTGATTACTCAAGTCCTCCTCCGGCATCGCCAGCGCCGACACCTCTTTCGCCGTCATCGTCAGTGACATCGCCAATACCCCCCAATGCACGGTAA
- a CDS encoding biotin/lipoyl-containing protein: MSTVSVRMPKYPECWSSCGSCASGNVFILELLVKVGDVVERDDNILTLETGKVALDIPSPYAGRVVEIHVTEGDTVAENALLVTLESA, from the coding sequence ATGTCCACAGTCTCCGTCCGAATGCCGAAATACCCCGAGTGCTGGTCAAGTTGCGGTTCGTGTGCGAGCGGCAACGTGTTCATTCTCGAACTTTTGGTCAAGGTCGGTGATGTCGTGGAACGGGACGACAACATCCTGACGCTGGAAACCGGCAAGGTGGCGCTGGATATTCCCTCCCCCTACGCTGGCCGGGTGGTGGAAATCCACGTCACCGAGGGCGATACAGTTGCTGAAAACGCACTGCTGGTAACGCTGGAATCAGCCTGA
- a CDS encoding BON domain-containing protein, producing MLIRNFFVATLVAVATFVGLALSAFATDDPQVLAAVVANNDALDSTLTDKVETILRTDVGLAGSRIRVSSKSAVVTVAGTVPDEHALRRALDLASSVRGVREVRNGMAVDAQK from the coding sequence ATGCTCATTCGTAATTTCTTTGTCGCCACGCTGGTTGCCGTCGCCACTTTTGTCGGTCTGGCGCTTTCCGCCTTCGCCACCGATGACCCGCAAGTCCTGGCCGCCGTGGTTGCCAATAACGATGCGCTCGACAGCACGCTCACCGACAAGGTTGAAACCATCCTGCGTACCGATGTCGGTCTGGCCGGCTCCAGGATTCGGGTCTCTTCCAAATCTGCGGTAGTTACCGTTGCCGGCACGGTTCCCGACGAACATGCCTTGCGTCGGGCGCTCGATCTCGCCAGCAGCGTGCGCGGCGTGCGCGAGGTGCGCAACGGCATGGCGGTCGATGCCCAAAAATGA